In Bactrocera oleae isolate idBacOlea1 chromosome 3, idBacOlea1, whole genome shotgun sequence, a genomic segment contains:
- the Pvr gene encoding vascular endothelial growth factor receptor 1 isoform X6, translated as MRLPHTSIRHINPRRSCSLNKMSIFATLLLLHLTTLWRVQAAPQLLPTNDDEEFRRNYAVEYGAPLITPLMEYVTLELNTNYTIRCEANEPLSWRLASDSLNYDVQTFNTGDPQRPHGSMLYLLDISTMNLGNYYCIKKSSIPNSVEDMLDEELVELVNNNTASSIYVYVNDPNNLLSQNEFPVISALQYQDTVIPCKPTMPNIEVLLTTSHGEDGVEAKVLCSSKLAPQRTSFPPVNVYDSIEFDPKIGFIIHNVGNIADLDCFGRNGSTNSLPITYIISMKPSTKYIEKPIITSNSRGHVNVGENFTLNCYVKTAFDVSYTTDWKTPTGIDKDRMIKTTATFINKTLTHQVGGAKLTILNAKKSDSGLYECICTDHSNNVGRNNYQMTVLNRGEGYINISEPSGYYKIASNANKKVQINVKYRGYPFPTLTWHKPDNTQIHPSKKYMINTTDTSITLQILNAQLEDCGEYVIRANNELLVKELRFNVSISDKPKVTVDDVYVQAGEEAHLQCKVLSYPFAVVSWVFTPCSISPRWPSCNKRMDQNFNSTRNAQPGAMAVEYIHDLYFTPERPGIMHCLAANSKGLGEGKGHVLIGDINDNMTIYGTDENKKIARGDEVTLTCAALSYYFSDDLNWYKDGELVGEDSSNFVISNSSTSYSYQNTLIIKNIQERDQGSYECRARNANNPDMQETKYRSIFVYEPLAPRMLYSNLDGSDKLERKLGDALQLECRPEAIPAAEVHWYKDDAELNNSSYVDILDDGSKLIIQYIKPEHEGVYKCVALNRLGSIESSSAVKITNLPRMRVGWIFAILFFFIFLIALVIYLCVRVMRERKRLRDYKAAGLANFEDGALEHINPALTLDEQADLLPYDRAFEFPREKLKLGKQLGAGAFGVVLKAHAEGIRPDEKETVVAVKMVKRIADNEVMRALVTELKILVHLGPNLNVVNLLGAVTKNIAKRELMVIVEYCRYGNVQNFLLRNRKRFINQINPETDKIDPTITKQRFSDNFELNRDGVKYVNLAFANHQYVNHMNNMNNNYTANNRRNSDEDPRSGTRAGRPNSTGYLRQSDLYEGHVDSCATEQTVMTTIPEDDDNVLSNNSVQPAWRSNYKPDSTEAMTITTIQLVSWAFQVARAMDYLSSRKVLHGDLAARNILLCENNVVKICDFGLARSMYKSENYKKQGEAPLPIKWLALESLSDHIFSTYTDVWSFGIVLWEFFSLAKVPYPGMDPNQSLYLKIKDGYRMEKPPYANNELYDIMLECWSTNPESRPLFNVLEKYFARMLGEDVTNHYVDLNDTYLRANMDNANVKPTDYLSLMGSPDEMAPAPPRYVNGHILPEIRIQPSTSDDYLNMSMETGTTIFSPTRPKDYQNSNDDTNTTTTSFNFPDNTAPTAPPTSQHSPTLVNNLDSPINKNRKKEGIQPEEIPMLTGTHHNSDDGGESPEQGRKYAKNILQQHVRATPTPSPRHHIAETELSGSDNYVNVKSPKKLNNNGARAADAFSNPSYQILKTVSKEVDNK; from the exons ATGAGACTTCCACACACGTCGATAAGACATATAAACCCACGGAGAAGCTGTAGTTTGAATAAAATGAGCATATTTGCAACATTATTACTTCTACACTTAACCACATTGTGGCGAGTTCAAGCCG CACCACAATTACTTCCAACAAACGACGATGAGGAATTCCGTCGTAATTATGCTGTCGAATATGGTGCACCATTAATCACACCACTTATGGAATATGTAACACTTGAATTAAATACCAATTATACAATACGTTGTGAGGCTAACGAACCGTTATCATGGAGACTCGCTTCTGATTCTCTTAACTACGACGTGCAAACATTTAACACTGGCGATCCACAACGTCCCCATGGCAGTATGCTATATCTACTGGATATATCTACTATGAATTTGGGTAATTactattgcataaaaaaatcaaGTATTCCAAATAGCGTAGAGGATATGCTGGACGAGGAACTTGTAGAGTTGGTTAATAATAATACAGCGTCCTCAATTTACGTATATGTTAATG ACCCCAATAATCTTTTATCACAAAATGAATTTCCGGTCATTAGTGCGCTTCAGTACCAGGATACGGTCATACCATGCAAACCGACTATGCCCAATATAGAAGTGCTCCTAACCACGTCGCATGGTGaa GATGGGGTGGAGGCAAAAGTTTTGTGTTCCTCTAAGTTGGCGCCACAGCGTACAAGTTTTCCACCTGTCAATGTGTATGACTCAATTGAATTTGATCCGAAAATCGGTTTCATCATACACAATGTGGGAAACATTGCTGATTTGGATTGTTTTGGCCGCAATGGAAGCACAAATAGTTTACCTATTACCTATATAATTAGTATGAAAC CGAGTACGAAATATATTGAGAAACCGATTATAACCTCAAATTCCCGTGGACATGTGAACGTTGGTGAAAACTTCACGCTAAATTGTTATGTGAAAACCGCCTTTGATGTTTCCTACACAACAGACTGGAAAACACCAACCGGAATCGATAAG GATCGCATGATTAAAACTACGGCAACATTTATCAATAAAACATTAACGCATCAAGTCGGTGGGGCGAAATTGACAATACTAAATGCCAAGAAATCGGATTCTGGTCTCTATGAATGCATTTGCACGGACCATTCGAATAATGTTGGACGCAATAATTATCAAATGACAGTTTTAA ATCGCGGTGAGGGCTATATAAACATTAGTGAGCCTTCCGGTTATTACAAAATCGCTAGTAATGCCAATAAAAAGGTGCAGATCAATGTTAAATATCGCGGTTATCCGTTTCCAACGCTTACTTGGCACAAACCAGACAATACGCAAATTCATCCatcgaaaaaatatatgatcAACACCACCGACACTTCGATTACACTGCAAATATTAAATGCACAACTCGAGGACTGTGGTGAATATGTGATACGCGCCAATAATGAATTACTGGTGAAAGAGTTGAGATTCAATGTGAGCATTAGCGACAAACCCAAAGTGACAGTGGACGATGTGTACGTGCAGGCTGGCGAAGAGGCACATCTGCAGTGCAAAGTGTTATCCTATCCCTTCGCCGTAGTCTCATGGGTATTTACACCGTGTAGCATATCGCCGCGTTGGCCTTCGTGCAACAAGCGAATGgatcaaaattttaat TCTACACGAAATGCCCAACCAGGCGCAATGGCCGTTGAATATATACATGACCTCTATTTTACGCCAGAAAGGCCGGGTATTATGCATTGTTTAGCAGCAAATTCGAAAGGTTTGGGTGAAGGTAAAGGTCACGTGCTTATTGGTGATATAAATGACAATATGACTATATACGGTACGGATGAGAATAAGAAAATTGCACGCGGTGATGAAGTGACACTCACATGCGCTGCTCTCTCTTACTACTTTTCTGACGATCTGAATTGGTATAAAGATGGCGAATTGGTGGGAGAGGACAGCAGTA ATTTTGTCATCAGCAACTCGTCAACCAGTTACTCGTATCAAAACACATTGataatcaaaaatatacaaGAACGCGATCAGGGCAGCTATGAGTGTCGTGCACGTAATGCAAACAATCCAGATATGCAAGAAACCAAATATAGAAGCATTTTTGTTTATG AACCTTTGGCGCCACGTATGCTGTATAGCAATCTTGATGGCAGTGATAAATTGGAGCGCAAGCTTGGCGATGCTCTACAATTGGAATGCAGACCGGAAGCAATACCAGCAGCGGAAGTGCATTGGTATAAAGACGATGCAGAATTGAACAACAGCAGTTATGTGGACATTCTAGACGATGGCAGCAAACTAATCATACAATATATCAAACCTGAACATGAAGGTGTATACAAATGTGTGGCTTTAAATCGTTTGGGTTCTATCGAATCGAGTTCGGCGGTTAAAATTACAA ATTTACCACGCATGCGCGTCGGTTGGATATTCGCCATACTGTTCTTTTTCATTTTCCTCATTGCCTTGGTGATTTATCTATGTGTGCGTGTTATGCGCGAAAGAAAGCGACTGCGCGATTACAAAGCGGCCGGTTTGGCAAATTTCGAAGACGGCGCTTTGGAGCATATAAATCCAGCGTTGACATTAGACGAACAGGCCGATTTATTGCCTTATGATCGTGCTTTTGAATTTCCTCGTGAAAAACTTAAATTGGGCAAGCAATTGGGTGCCGGCGCTTTTGGCGTGGTATTAAAAGCCCATGCGGAAGGCATACGACCAGATGAAAAGGAAACCGTAGTGGCTGTGAAAATGGTCAAACGCATTGCTGATAATGAGGTGATGCGTGCGCTTGTGACAGAGTTGAAGATTTTGGTGCATCTCGGCCCAAATTTGAATGTTGTCAATCTCTTGGGTGCAGTcacaaaaaatattgcgaaac gtgAATTAATGGTTATTGTGGAGTACTGTCGTTATGGTAATGTACAAAACTTTTTACTGCGCAATCGTAAACGTTTCATAAATCAAATTAACCctgaaaccgataaaattgaTCCAACCATTACTAAACAGAGGTTTTCGGATAATTTTGAATTGAACCG TGATGGAGTAAAATATGTTAATCTGGCATTTGCAAATCACCAATATGTTAATCATATGaataatatgaacaataatTATACGGCAAATAATCGTAGAAACTCCGATGAGGACCCACGCTCCGGCACACGTGCTGGTCGTCCCAATTCTACTGGATATTTGCGCCAATCGGATTTGTACGAAGGACATGTGGATAGCTGTGCAACGGAGCAAACTGTAATGACCACAATACCTGAGG ATGATGATAATGTGCTATCCAATAATTCAGTGCAACCTGCTTGGCGCTCAAACTACAAACCAGATAGTACAGAAGCCATGACAATTACCACAATACAGCTGGTAAGTTGGGCATTCCAAGTGGCACGCGCCATGGATTATCTGTCATCGCGTAAAGTATTGCACGGTGATTTGGCTGCTCGTAATATCCTGCTTTGTGAGAATAATGTGGTGAAAATTTGCGATTTTGGCTTAGCACGTTCCATGTATAAAAGTGAGAATTACAAGAAACAGGGCGAAGCACCGTTGCCAATTAAATGGTTGGCGCTGGAATCCCTCAGCGATCATATATTTAGCACTTACACTGATGTCTGGTCATTTGGCATTGTTTTGTGGGAGTTTTTCTCATTGGCCAAAGTACCCTATCCCGGTATGGATCCGAATCAgagtttatatttgaaaataaaagatgGTTATCGCATGGAGAAACCGCCATATGCCAATAATGAATTGTATGACATTATGCTGGAGTGTTGGAGTACAAATCCGGAGAGCCGTCCATTATTCAATGTGTTGGAAAAGTATTTCGCACGTATGCTGGGCGAAGATGTGACAAat CACTATGTTGATTTGAATGACACTTATTTACGCGCGAACATGGACAATGCCAATGTTAAGCCAACTGATTATCTGTCGTTAATGGGCTCACCAGACGAAATGGCACCGGCGCCACCACGCTATGTCAACGGCCATATATTGCCTGAAATAC GTATACAGCCATCTACTTCCGACGACTACTTAAATATGAGCATGGAAACTGGTACAACCATTTTCTCACCGACACGTCCCAAAGATTATCAAAATTCAAATGAtgatacaaatacaacaacaacttctTTCAACTTCCCAGATAATACAGCACCAACAGCGCCACCAACATCACAACATTCCCCAACATTAGTGAATAATCTCGATAGTCCAATCAATAAGAATCGCAAGAAAGAGGGCATACAACCGGAGGAGATACCAATGCTGACGGGTACACATCACAATTCCGATGATGGCGGCGAGAGTCCAGAGCAAGGCAGAAAGTACGCCAAAAACATATTACAACAACATGTGCGCGCAACGCCCACACCTTCGCCACGTCATCACATCGCCGAGACCGAGCTCAGCGGCAGCGATAACTATGTGAATGTGAAATCACCGAAAAAGTTGAATAACAATGGTGCGAGAGCAGCGGATGCATTTTCAAATCCTAGCTATCAAATATTAAAGACTGTTTCTAAGGAAGTGGATAATAAATGA
- the Pvr gene encoding vascular endothelial growth factor receptor 1 isoform X7, translating into MRLPHTSIRHINPRRSCSLNKMSIFATLLLLHLTTLWRVQAAPQLLPTNDDEEFRRNYAVEYGAPLITPLMEYVTLELNTNYTIRCEANEPLSWRLASDSLNYDVQTFNTGDPQRPHGSMLYLLDISTMNLGNYYCIKKSSIPNSVEDMLDEELVELVNNNTASSIYVYVNDPNNLLSQNEFPVISALQYQDTVIPCKPTMPNIEVLLTTSHGETFSSESTGRYDPQRGFVVEIRGVTDGGSYVCRPKVPSPYNEEEEQAFEIHFVGNEPVNPSTKYIEKPIITSNSRGHVNVGENFTLNCYVKTAFDVSYTTDWKTPTGIDKDRMIKTTATFINKTLTHQVGGAKLTILNAKKSDSGLYECICTDHSNNVGRNNYQMTVLNRGEGYINISEPSGYYKIASNANKKVQINVKYRGYPFPTLTWHKPDNTQIHPSKKYMINTTDTSITLQILNAQLEDCGEYVIRANNELLVKELRFNVSISDKPKVTVDDVYVQAGEEAHLQCKVLSYPFAVVSWVFTPCSISPRWPSCNKRMDQNFNSTRNAQPGAMAVEYIHDLYFTPERPGIMHCLAANSKGLGEGKGHVLIGDINDNMTIYGTDENKKIARGDEVTLTCAALSYYFSDDLNWYKDGELVGEDSSNFVISNSSTSYSYQNTLIIKNIQERDQGSYECRARNANNPDMQETKYRSIFVYEPLAPRMLYSNLDGSDKLERKLGDALQLECRPEAIPAAEVHWYKDDAELNNSSYVDILDDGSKLIIQYIKPEHEGVYKCVALNRLGSIESSSAVKITNLPRMRVGWIFAILFFFIFLIALVIYLCVRVMRERKRLRDYKAAGLANFEDGALEHINPALTLDEQADLLPYDRAFEFPREKLKLGKQLGAGAFGVVLKAHAEGIRPDEKETVVAVKMVKRIADNEVMRALVTELKILVHLGPNLNVVNLLGAVTKNIAKRELMVIVEYCRYGNVQNFLLRNRKRFINQINPETDKIDPTITKQRFSDNFELNRDGVKYVNLAFANHQYVNHMNNMNNNYTANNRRNSDEDPRSGTRAGRPNSTGYLRQSDLYEGHVDSCATEQTVMTTIPEDDDNVLSNNSVQPAWRSNYKPDSTEAMTITTIQLVSWAFQVARAMDYLSSRKVLHGDLAARNILLCENNVVKICDFGLARSMYKSENYKKQGEAPLPIKWLALESLSDHIFSTYTDVWSFGIVLWEFFSLAKVPYPGMDPNQSLYLKIKDGYRMEKPPYANNELYDIMLECWSTNPESRPLFNVLEKYFARMLGEDVTNHYVDLNDTYLRANMDNANVKPTDYLSLMGSPDEMAPAPPRYVNGHILPEIRIQPSTSDDYLNMSMETGTTIFSPTRPKDYQNSNDDTNTTTTSFNFPDNTAPTAPPTSQHSPTLVNNLDSPINKNRKKEGIQPEEIPMLTGTHHNSDDGGESPEQGRKYAKNILQQHVRATPTPSPRHHIAETELSGSDNYVNVKSPKKLNNNGARAADAFSNPSYQILKTVSKEVDNK; encoded by the exons ATGAGACTTCCACACACGTCGATAAGACATATAAACCCACGGAGAAGCTGTAGTTTGAATAAAATGAGCATATTTGCAACATTATTACTTCTACACTTAACCACATTGTGGCGAGTTCAAGCCG CACCACAATTACTTCCAACAAACGACGATGAGGAATTCCGTCGTAATTATGCTGTCGAATATGGTGCACCATTAATCACACCACTTATGGAATATGTAACACTTGAATTAAATACCAATTATACAATACGTTGTGAGGCTAACGAACCGTTATCATGGAGACTCGCTTCTGATTCTCTTAACTACGACGTGCAAACATTTAACACTGGCGATCCACAACGTCCCCATGGCAGTATGCTATATCTACTGGATATATCTACTATGAATTTGGGTAATTactattgcataaaaaaatcaaGTATTCCAAATAGCGTAGAGGATATGCTGGACGAGGAACTTGTAGAGTTGGTTAATAATAATACAGCGTCCTCAATTTACGTATATGTTAATG ACCCCAATAATCTTTTATCACAAAATGAATTTCCGGTCATTAGTGCGCTTCAGTACCAGGATACGGTCATACCATGCAAACCGACTATGCCCAATATAGAAGTGCTCCTAACCACGTCGCATGGTGaa ACATTTTCCAGTGAAAGTACCGGCCGCTATGATCCCCAACGCGGTTTTGTCGTCGAAATACGCGGCGTTACCGATGGCGGCAGCTATGTGTGCCGACCGAAAGTGCCGTCTCCATATAATGAAGAGGAGGAACAAGCCTTTGAGATCCATTTTGTTGGTAACGAACCTGTTAATC CGAGTACGAAATATATTGAGAAACCGATTATAACCTCAAATTCCCGTGGACATGTGAACGTTGGTGAAAACTTCACGCTAAATTGTTATGTGAAAACCGCCTTTGATGTTTCCTACACAACAGACTGGAAAACACCAACCGGAATCGATAAG GATCGCATGATTAAAACTACGGCAACATTTATCAATAAAACATTAACGCATCAAGTCGGTGGGGCGAAATTGACAATACTAAATGCCAAGAAATCGGATTCTGGTCTCTATGAATGCATTTGCACGGACCATTCGAATAATGTTGGACGCAATAATTATCAAATGACAGTTTTAA ATCGCGGTGAGGGCTATATAAACATTAGTGAGCCTTCCGGTTATTACAAAATCGCTAGTAATGCCAATAAAAAGGTGCAGATCAATGTTAAATATCGCGGTTATCCGTTTCCAACGCTTACTTGGCACAAACCAGACAATACGCAAATTCATCCatcgaaaaaatatatgatcAACACCACCGACACTTCGATTACACTGCAAATATTAAATGCACAACTCGAGGACTGTGGTGAATATGTGATACGCGCCAATAATGAATTACTGGTGAAAGAGTTGAGATTCAATGTGAGCATTAGCGACAAACCCAAAGTGACAGTGGACGATGTGTACGTGCAGGCTGGCGAAGAGGCACATCTGCAGTGCAAAGTGTTATCCTATCCCTTCGCCGTAGTCTCATGGGTATTTACACCGTGTAGCATATCGCCGCGTTGGCCTTCGTGCAACAAGCGAATGgatcaaaattttaat TCTACACGAAATGCCCAACCAGGCGCAATGGCCGTTGAATATATACATGACCTCTATTTTACGCCAGAAAGGCCGGGTATTATGCATTGTTTAGCAGCAAATTCGAAAGGTTTGGGTGAAGGTAAAGGTCACGTGCTTATTGGTGATATAAATGACAATATGACTATATACGGTACGGATGAGAATAAGAAAATTGCACGCGGTGATGAAGTGACACTCACATGCGCTGCTCTCTCTTACTACTTTTCTGACGATCTGAATTGGTATAAAGATGGCGAATTGGTGGGAGAGGACAGCAGTA ATTTTGTCATCAGCAACTCGTCAACCAGTTACTCGTATCAAAACACATTGataatcaaaaatatacaaGAACGCGATCAGGGCAGCTATGAGTGTCGTGCACGTAATGCAAACAATCCAGATATGCAAGAAACCAAATATAGAAGCATTTTTGTTTATG AACCTTTGGCGCCACGTATGCTGTATAGCAATCTTGATGGCAGTGATAAATTGGAGCGCAAGCTTGGCGATGCTCTACAATTGGAATGCAGACCGGAAGCAATACCAGCAGCGGAAGTGCATTGGTATAAAGACGATGCAGAATTGAACAACAGCAGTTATGTGGACATTCTAGACGATGGCAGCAAACTAATCATACAATATATCAAACCTGAACATGAAGGTGTATACAAATGTGTGGCTTTAAATCGTTTGGGTTCTATCGAATCGAGTTCGGCGGTTAAAATTACAA ATTTACCACGCATGCGCGTCGGTTGGATATTCGCCATACTGTTCTTTTTCATTTTCCTCATTGCCTTGGTGATTTATCTATGTGTGCGTGTTATGCGCGAAAGAAAGCGACTGCGCGATTACAAAGCGGCCGGTTTGGCAAATTTCGAAGACGGCGCTTTGGAGCATATAAATCCAGCGTTGACATTAGACGAACAGGCCGATTTATTGCCTTATGATCGTGCTTTTGAATTTCCTCGTGAAAAACTTAAATTGGGCAAGCAATTGGGTGCCGGCGCTTTTGGCGTGGTATTAAAAGCCCATGCGGAAGGCATACGACCAGATGAAAAGGAAACCGTAGTGGCTGTGAAAATGGTCAAACGCATTGCTGATAATGAGGTGATGCGTGCGCTTGTGACAGAGTTGAAGATTTTGGTGCATCTCGGCCCAAATTTGAATGTTGTCAATCTCTTGGGTGCAGTcacaaaaaatattgcgaaac gtgAATTAATGGTTATTGTGGAGTACTGTCGTTATGGTAATGTACAAAACTTTTTACTGCGCAATCGTAAACGTTTCATAAATCAAATTAACCctgaaaccgataaaattgaTCCAACCATTACTAAACAGAGGTTTTCGGATAATTTTGAATTGAACCG TGATGGAGTAAAATATGTTAATCTGGCATTTGCAAATCACCAATATGTTAATCATATGaataatatgaacaataatTATACGGCAAATAATCGTAGAAACTCCGATGAGGACCCACGCTCCGGCACACGTGCTGGTCGTCCCAATTCTACTGGATATTTGCGCCAATCGGATTTGTACGAAGGACATGTGGATAGCTGTGCAACGGAGCAAACTGTAATGACCACAATACCTGAGG ATGATGATAATGTGCTATCCAATAATTCAGTGCAACCTGCTTGGCGCTCAAACTACAAACCAGATAGTACAGAAGCCATGACAATTACCACAATACAGCTGGTAAGTTGGGCATTCCAAGTGGCACGCGCCATGGATTATCTGTCATCGCGTAAAGTATTGCACGGTGATTTGGCTGCTCGTAATATCCTGCTTTGTGAGAATAATGTGGTGAAAATTTGCGATTTTGGCTTAGCACGTTCCATGTATAAAAGTGAGAATTACAAGAAACAGGGCGAAGCACCGTTGCCAATTAAATGGTTGGCGCTGGAATCCCTCAGCGATCATATATTTAGCACTTACACTGATGTCTGGTCATTTGGCATTGTTTTGTGGGAGTTTTTCTCATTGGCCAAAGTACCCTATCCCGGTATGGATCCGAATCAgagtttatatttgaaaataaaagatgGTTATCGCATGGAGAAACCGCCATATGCCAATAATGAATTGTATGACATTATGCTGGAGTGTTGGAGTACAAATCCGGAGAGCCGTCCATTATTCAATGTGTTGGAAAAGTATTTCGCACGTATGCTGGGCGAAGATGTGACAAat CACTATGTTGATTTGAATGACACTTATTTACGCGCGAACATGGACAATGCCAATGTTAAGCCAACTGATTATCTGTCGTTAATGGGCTCACCAGACGAAATGGCACCGGCGCCACCACGCTATGTCAACGGCCATATATTGCCTGAAATAC GTATACAGCCATCTACTTCCGACGACTACTTAAATATGAGCATGGAAACTGGTACAACCATTTTCTCACCGACACGTCCCAAAGATTATCAAAATTCAAATGAtgatacaaatacaacaacaacttctTTCAACTTCCCAGATAATACAGCACCAACAGCGCCACCAACATCACAACATTCCCCAACATTAGTGAATAATCTCGATAGTCCAATCAATAAGAATCGCAAGAAAGAGGGCATACAACCGGAGGAGATACCAATGCTGACGGGTACACATCACAATTCCGATGATGGCGGCGAGAGTCCAGAGCAAGGCAGAAAGTACGCCAAAAACATATTACAACAACATGTGCGCGCAACGCCCACACCTTCGCCACGTCATCACATCGCCGAGACCGAGCTCAGCGGCAGCGATAACTATGTGAATGTGAAATCACCGAAAAAGTTGAATAACAATGGTGCGAGAGCAGCGGATGCATTTTCAAATCCTAGCTATCAAATATTAAAGACTGTTTCTAAGGAAGTGGATAATAAATGA